Below is a genomic region from Jatrophihabitans sp..
TCATCGGCATCAAGGAAGGCAAGACCACCACCACGGTCACCGGAATCGAGATGTTCCGCAAGCTGCTGGATGAGGGTCAGGCCGGTGAGAACGTGGGTCTGCTGCTTCGTGGCATCAAGCGCGAAGACGTGGAGCGCGGCCAGGTCATCATCAAGCCGGGCACCACGACGCCGCACACCGACTTCGAGGCCAACGTCTACATCCTGTCCAAGGACGAGGGTGGCCGGCACACGCCGTTCTTCAACAACTACCGGCCGCAGTTCTACTTCCGGACCACGGACGTGACCGGTGTGGTGACCCTGCCCGAGGGCACCGAGATGGTCATGCCCGGTGACACCACCGAGATGACGGTCGCGCTGATCCAGCCGATCGCCATGGAAGAGGGTCTGCGGTTCGCGATCCGTGAAGGTGGCCGCACCGTCGGCGCCGGCCGGGTCACCAAGATCAACAAGTAACACGGTTCGAAGTTCGGCGGCCGGGCAGCCAGCTCGGGGCCCGGCCGCCGGAACTCCACCAGCACTGCTTCGATCCGTAGCCACGGATCGCGAGCTTGAACCTGAGCACCAGCTCGACCGCATCTGATCACAGACCAGTGCGAGCCTGGCGCGAGCACCATTCACCACAGTGAGGACGAGAAAGCCACCATGGCTGGACAGAAGATCCGCATCCGGCTCAAGGCCTATGACCACGAGGCCATTGACGCCAGCGCGCGAAAGATCGTCGAAACCGTGACGCGTACCGGCGCTCGCGTTGTCGGCCCGGTGCCCCTGCCGACCGAGAAGAACGTGTACTGCGTCATCCGCTCGCCGCACAAGTACAAGGACAGTCGCGAGCACTTCGAGATGCGGACCCACAAGCGTCTCATCGACATTCTCGACCCGACGCCGAAGACGGTCGACGCGCTGATGCGCATCGACCTGCCGGCCAGCGTCGACGTCAACATCCAGTAGCAGCGGTTAGCGAGAATTCATCATGACTAGTCAGAACAGAGTGATCCGCGGCATCCTGGGCGAGAAGCTCGGCATGACCCAGGTCTTCGACGCCAACAACCGGATCGTTCCGGTGACGGTGGTCAAGGCCGGGCCCTGCGTGGTGACTCAGATCCGGACCCAGGAGAAGGACGGCTACACCGCCGTCCAGCTCGCCTACGGCCAGATCGATCCGCGCAAGGTGACCAAGCCGCTGTCCGGTCACTTCCAGGCAGCCGGCGTAACGCCACGGCGCCACGTGATCGAGCTGCGCACCTCCTCGACCGAGGGCTACGAGGTCGGCCAGGAGTTCGGCGCGGACATCTTCGCCGACGGCGCGTCGGTGGACGTGACCGGAACCACCAAGGGCAAGGGCACCGCCGGTGTCATGAAGCGCCACGGGTTCCACGGCGTGTCGGCCTCGCACGGCTCGCACCGCAACCACCGCAAGCCAGGTTCGATCGGCGGCTGCTCGACACCCGGCCGGGTGTTCAAGGGCATGCGGATGTCCGGGCGGATGGGTGTCGACAAGCAGACCACCCAGAGCCTGCGCGTCATCCGGGTCGACGCCGAGCGCGGCCTGCTGCTCATCGAAGGCGCGGTGCCCGGCCCCAAGGGCGGCCTGGTGCTCGTCCGTACCGCAGTGAAGGGAGCCTGATCCGATGACTCTCACCGTTGACGTAGTCAGCCCGGCCGGCGTCGAGTCCGACCGCAGCTCGGTCGAGCTGCCCGCCGAGATCTTCGACGTGCCCACCAACATCGCCCTGATCCACCAGGTCGTGGTGGCTCAGCTCGCCGCCGCGCGGCAGGGCACCGCCTCGACCAAGACCCGCGGCGAGGTTCGCGGTGGCGGCAAGAAGCCGCATCGGCAGAAGGGCACCGGCCGGGCCCGGCAGGGCTCGACCCGCGCGCCGCAGTTCGCCGGTGGTGGCGTGGTGCACGGCCCCAAGCCGCGCTCCTACGACCAGCGCACCCCCAAGAAGATGAAGGCCGCCGCCCTGCGTGGCGCCCTGTCCGACCGGGCCCGCAACGGCCGGGTGCACGTCGCCTCGGCACTGGTCGCCGGCGACAGCCCGTCCACCAAGGCGATCACGGCCTCGCTGGCCTCGATGAGCACGGCCAAGAACATCCTGGTCGTCGTCCAGCGCACCGACG
It encodes:
- the rpsJ gene encoding 30S ribosomal protein S10 encodes the protein MAGQKIRIRLKAYDHEAIDASARKIVETVTRTGARVVGPVPLPTEKNVYCVIRSPHKYKDSREHFEMRTHKRLIDILDPTPKTVDALMRIDLPASVDVNIQ
- the rplC gene encoding 50S ribosomal protein L3 — translated: MTSQNRVIRGILGEKLGMTQVFDANNRIVPVTVVKAGPCVVTQIRTQEKDGYTAVQLAYGQIDPRKVTKPLSGHFQAAGVTPRRHVIELRTSSTEGYEVGQEFGADIFADGASVDVTGTTKGKGTAGVMKRHGFHGVSASHGSHRNHRKPGSIGGCSTPGRVFKGMRMSGRMGVDKQTTQSLRVIRVDAERGLLLIEGAVPGPKGGLVLVRTAVKGA
- the rplD gene encoding 50S ribosomal protein L4 yields the protein MTLTVDVVSPAGVESDRSSVELPAEIFDVPTNIALIHQVVVAQLAAARQGTASTKTRGEVRGGGKKPHRQKGTGRARQGSTRAPQFAGGGVVHGPKPRSYDQRTPKKMKAAALRGALSDRARNGRVHVASALVAGDSPSTKAITASLASMSTAKNILVVVQRTDELSWKSLRNLTGVHVLEPGQLNTYDVLISDDVIFTLGALETFLAGPATGKSAKGAASSAELADDDSAAHGETPVVTEEDEN